The proteins below come from a single Drosophila miranda strain MSH22 chromosome Y unlocalized genomic scaffold, D.miranda_PacBio2.1 Contig_Y1_pilon, whole genome shotgun sequence genomic window:
- the LOC117191628 gene encoding uncharacterized protein C6orf136 homolog, translating into MYKHPPKRRKMFESLKIWSEPKNPNLIFQNNITGKHTVGLYHFVKQIAILRTVGHLKYAYVKFEVLKITKHPDDYTVRIRWRVRGISGLKVMFQFWKYKVWQLKEVLKDQEAWYDGFSICYLGESGLIEKHVVDKVMPDESREYVENASAITLPTESLQRQHLRN; encoded by the exons ATGTACAAACATCCGCCAAAGAGAAGGAAAATGTTCGAAAGCCTGAAGATCTGGAGCGAGCCTAAGAA CCCAAACCTTATATTTCAGAACAATATTACCGGCAAGCACACAGTCGGTCTATACCACTTTGTTAAGCAAATTGCCATTCTTCGAACTGTGGGTCACTTAAAGTACGCCTACGTTAAGTTTGAGGTTCTTAAAATTACAAAGCATCCCGACGATTACACCGTGCGCATAAGGTGGCGCGTGAGGGGCATATCCGGCCTGAAGGTGATGTTCCAGTTCTGGAAATACAAGGTGTGGCAATTGAAGGAAGTACTGAAGGATCAGGAGGCATGGTACGATGGATTTTCCATATGCTACTTGGGAGAAAGCGGTCTAATAGAAAAACACGTTGTTGATAAAGTTATGCCGGATGAGAGTCGAGAGTATGTTGAAAATGCCTCTGCAATCACCCTGCCAACCGAGTCCCTGCAGCGACAGCATCTCAGAAACTAA
- the LOC117190331 gene encoding THO complex subunit 5-like: MQELTNLKQNPKARRDYSERDIELSGKPEENPLNKELSPHPLHIRITLGSAGSIQLLIIRYFEQIKCATAWPQLSISNNTNHQGDTNFVQHLLRHLFANDLGNEILIPGIQYDNKDLTPEKCIQYLESKDFGKAYCWLQSICSIPTVNSSMLYKHELNLNKSMRETIARITRRWNSWLNLSQQIRGLTNKDIDLYAPKENVYPAALSCRLVQWTAITLEEFLAQNSDVLNISPDDKGITYNSYRAVIVRGSAKMECFIRIPSNYPLEMPLWILSVHWNGRRTSQNNAAIKMMEYWTNSLQPQQLEANYRILYAQLFRTIYSFDIFLETEGSMQTTIEYTKEKPYISAFAKQCRLRPYKYIKKGSVHAFKQ; this comes from the exons ATGCAGGAGTTGACAAACCTAAAGCAAAACCCAAAAGCAAGGCGCGACTACTCTGAAAGGGACATTGAATTGTCGGGAAAGCCTGAGGAAAATCCTTTGAACAAAGAATTAAGTCCTCATCCTCTGCACATTCGCATCACG CTTGGCTCTGCTGGCTCGATTCAACTGTTGATTATTCGCTATTTCGAACAAATTAAATGTGCGACAGCATGGCCTCAATTGAGCATTTCCAATAATACAAACCATCAAGG GGATACTAATTTCGTTCAGCATCTCCTTCGGCATTTGTTTGCAAACGATTTGGGTAATGAAATACTTATACCCGGTATTCAATACGAT AATAAGGATCTGACACCAGAGAAATGTATACAATATCTGGAGTCTAAGGACTTTGGAAAAGCATACTGTTGGTTACAAAGTATATGCTCTATACCAACAGTCAACAGCTCGATGTTGTATAAGCATGAGCTGAACTTGAATAAAAGCATGCGGGAGACCATAGCTCGCATTACACGGCGCTGGAACTCTTGGTTAAATCTAAGTCAGCAAATACGTGGTCTGACTAACAAGGACATCGATTTGTATGCACCAAAAGAAAATGTCTATCCTGCGGCCTTGTCTTGCAGACTAGTGCAGTGGACGGCGATCACTCTCGAGGAATTCCTAGCCCAAAATTCAGACGTACTAAACATTTCTCCGGATGATAAGGGCATAACATACAATTCCTATCGTGCTGTGATTGTTCGTGGCTCTGCCAAAATGGAGTGTTTCATTCGAATACCGAGTAATTATCCATTGGAAATGCCACTCTGGATATTGAGTGTGCATTGGAACGGTCGCCGTACATCGCAGAATAATGCAGCTATCAAG ATGATGGAGTACTGGACCAACTCATTGCAACCCCAACAGCTGGAAGCAAATTATCGTATTCTGTACGCTCAGCTTTTCCGAACTATTTATAGTTTTGACATCTTTCTGGAGACAGAAGGCTCAATGCAGACGACTATAGAATACACCAAGGAAAAGCCTTATATAAGTGCATTTGCAAAACAATGCCGATTGCGTCcatataaatacataaaaaAGGGTTCCGTACACGCATTCAAACAATAA
- the LOC117190336 gene encoding THO complex subunit 5-like yields MQELTNLKQNPKARRDYSERDIELSGKPEENPLNKELSPHPLHIRITLGSAGSIQLVLIIRYFEQIKCATAWPQLSISNNTNHQGDTNFVQHLLRHLVANDLGNEIPIPGIQYDLQNKDLTPEECIQYLESKDFGKAYCWLQSICSIPTVNSSMLYKHELNLNKSMRETIARITRRCNSWLNLSQQTRGLTNKDIDLYALKENVYPAALSCSLVQWTAITLEEFLAQNSDVLNISPDDKGITYNSYRAVIVRGSAKMECFIRIPSNYPLEMPLWILSVHWNGRGGTL; encoded by the exons ATGCAGGAGTTGACAAACCTAAAGCAAAACCCAAAAGCAAGGCGCGACTACTCTGAAAGGGACATTGAATTGTCGGGAAAGCCTGAGGAAAATCCTTTGAACAAAGAATTAAGTCCTCATCCTCTGCACATTCGCATCACG CTTGGCTCTGCTGGCTCGATTCAACTGGTGTTGATTATTCGCTATTTCGAACAAATTAAATGTGCGACAGCATGGCCTCAATTGAGCATTTCCAATAATACAAACCATCAAGG GGATACTAATTTCGTTCAGCATCTCCTTCGGCATTTGGTTGCAAACGATTTGGGTAATGAAATACCTATACCCGGTATTCAATACGAT TTACAGAATAAGGATCTGACACCAGAGGAATGTATACAATATCTGGAGTCTAAGGACTTTGGAAAAGCATACTGTTGGTTACAAAGTATATGCTCTATACCAACAGTCAACAGCTCGATGTTGTATAAGCATGAGCTGAACTTGAATAAAAGCATGCGGGAGACCATAGCTCGCATTACACGGCGCTGCAACTCTTGGTTAAATCTAAGTCAGCAAACACGTGGTCTGACTAACAAGGACATCGATTTGTATGCACTAAAAGAAAATGTCTATCCTGCGGCCTTGTCTTGCAGCCTAGTGCAGTGGACGGCGATCACTCTCGAGGAATTCCTAGCCCAAAATTCAGACGTACTAAACATTTCTCCGGATGATAAGGGCATAACATATAATTCCTATCGTGCTGTGATTGTTCGTGGTTCTGCCAAAATGGAGTGTTTCATTCGAATACCGAGTAATTATCCATTGGAAATGCCACTCTGGATATTGAGTGTGCATTGGAACGgtcgagggggaacgttgtga
- the LOC117190357 gene encoding uncharacterized protein LOC117190357, producing MVPVFGFCLRSWINSTFWRRGAITSVMAPISSIKPRRISSCSVLLRVSAMLPLHVSCACAMATFTPERISEGCRLHAPQRPVCHRLASVLGGYLVEESCGSFSV from the exons ATGGTCCCTGTGTTCGGCTTCTGCCTGAG GTCTTGGATCAATTCCACGTTCTGGCGCAGAGGCGCCATCACCTCTGTTATGGCCCCCATCAGCTCCATAAAGCCGCGACGGATCTCCTCCTGCAGCGTCTTACTCAGGGTATCTGCCATGCTGCCTCTCCACGTCTCCTGTGCTTGCGCTATGGCGACATTTACTCCTGAGAGAATCTCGGAGGGCTGTCGTCTCCACGCCCCTCAGCGCCCTGTGTGTCACCGCCTTGCATCTGTCCTTGGAGGTTACCTGGTGGAGGAGTCCTGCGGGTCATTTTCTGTTTAG